Proteins found in one Methylobacterium sp. CB376 genomic segment:
- a CDS encoding Crp/Fnr family transcriptional regulator: MPRVSGDEAGAAVGGERNGHSVLARRLSAHRPLSEAEIGVVNRLSMASRPVGPRTDLVREGEDPGGAYAILAGAACCYKLRTIGTRHIVGYLLPGDIADADAVTVRRADASLATLSACTVAFLPRALLAEIRAAHPGIASALRAAKLVEAAILRTWLANLGCRSALERTAHLFCELRARLQVVGLAGDAAYDLPMTQIDLSLTLGMSTVHMNRTLHELRRQEAADLRGRTLHILDRDRLEGIAEFDPSYLRPVLMP, encoded by the coding sequence GTGCCGCGCGTGAGCGGTGACGAGGCGGGCGCCGCTGTCGGGGGCGAGCGGAACGGACACAGCGTCCTCGCCCGCCGGCTCTCCGCGCACAGGCCGCTGTCGGAGGCCGAGATCGGCGTCGTCAACCGCCTGAGCATGGCCTCGCGACCGGTCGGCCCGCGCACCGACCTCGTCCGCGAGGGGGAGGATCCGGGTGGGGCCTACGCGATCCTGGCCGGCGCCGCCTGCTGCTACAAGCTGCGCACGATCGGGACGCGCCACATCGTCGGTTACCTGCTCCCCGGCGACATCGCGGATGCGGACGCGGTCACGGTGCGCCGGGCCGACGCCTCGCTCGCCACCCTGTCGGCCTGCACGGTCGCCTTCCTGCCGCGCGCCCTCCTGGCCGAGATCCGGGCGGCGCATCCCGGCATCGCCTCGGCGCTGCGCGCCGCCAAGCTCGTGGAGGCGGCGATCCTGCGGACCTGGCTCGCCAATCTCGGCTGCCGCTCGGCCCTGGAGCGCACCGCGCACCTCTTCTGCGAGCTCCGGGCGCGGCTGCAGGTGGTGGGGCTCGCCGGCGACGCGGCCTACGATCTGCCGATGACGCAGATCGACCTCTCGCTCACCCTCGGCATGTCGACGGTGCACATGAACCGCACGCTGCACGAGCTGCGCCGCCAGGAGGCCGCCGACCTGCGCGGGCGCACCCTCCACATCCTCGACCGGGACCGGCTGGAGGGGATCGCCGAGTTCGACCCGAGCTATCTCAGGCCGGTCCTGATGCCCTGA
- a CDS encoding Crp/Fnr family transcriptional regulator, whose translation MASLQQTALRNTLIRQLSPADFAALQPHLHPIETRMREVLIAPNEPVRRLYFPESGFVSVVTAGRSRTEVGLIGSEGLVGASPVLLGAESTPHEHYVQGPGEALAIEAGRLVEAAEGSRAMRLLFLRFVQVLLVQTAQTAFVNATYQIEARLARWLLMCHDRTDGDEFPITHELLALMLGVQRTSVTLALQSLEGHHLIRARRGRITVLGRGALEDLAGGAYGIPEAESARLFAGSGRPGA comes from the coding sequence GTGGCTTCGCTGCAGCAAACTGCCCTTCGCAACACGCTCATCAGGCAGCTCTCCCCCGCCGATTTCGCCGCCCTGCAGCCCCACCTCCACCCGATCGAGACCCGGATGCGGGAGGTGCTGATCGCGCCGAACGAGCCGGTGCGGCGCCTCTACTTTCCCGAGAGCGGCTTCGTATCGGTGGTGACCGCCGGACGGAGCCGGACCGAGGTCGGCCTGATCGGGTCCGAGGGCCTGGTCGGGGCATCCCCGGTGCTGCTCGGGGCCGAGAGCACCCCCCACGAGCACTACGTCCAGGGTCCCGGCGAGGCGCTGGCGATCGAGGCCGGCCGCCTCGTCGAGGCGGCCGAGGGCAGCCGCGCGATGCGGCTGCTGTTCCTGCGCTTCGTGCAGGTGCTGCTGGTCCAGACGGCGCAGACCGCCTTCGTCAACGCCACCTACCAGATCGAGGCGCGCCTCGCCCGCTGGCTGCTGATGTGCCACGATCGCACGGACGGCGACGAGTTTCCGATCACGCACGAGCTGCTCGCGCTGATGCTGGGCGTGCAGCGCACCAGCGTGACGCTGGCGCTGCAATCCCTGGAGGGCCACCACCTGATCCGGGCCCGGCGCGGGCGGATCACCGTGCTGGGACGCGGGGCCCTTGAGGATCTGGCCGGGGGCGCCTACGGGATTCCGGAGGCCGAGTCTGCACGCCTGTTCGCGGGGAGCGGACGCCCCGGGGCGTGA
- a CDS encoding GntR family transcriptional regulator encodes MASDKNFAVKPIVTNSSLRTLAYEALKSAITNMDIYNSGEEIRLDERKLSQDLGVSRTPVREALTVLEQEGFVRSEPRRGVFIVRKTKKEIIGMIHAWAGLESMAARLACSRASDADLRSLRTGFPEFFQDAPAEHLAEYSDANIRFHQTIISLGRCEVIESLASNLLIHVRAVRNIALTQGDRAKTSIQDHLRIIEALEARDAALAERLVRDHALGLAEHVDRYGDFLD; translated from the coding sequence ATGGCAAGCGACAAGAATTTCGCGGTTAAACCGATCGTCACGAATTCGAGCCTGCGCACCCTGGCGTACGAGGCGCTGAAATCGGCGATCACCAACATGGACATCTATAACAGCGGCGAGGAGATCCGGCTCGACGAGCGCAAGCTGTCGCAGGATCTCGGGGTGAGCCGCACGCCGGTGCGCGAGGCCCTCACGGTGCTGGAGCAGGAGGGCTTCGTCCGCTCGGAGCCCCGCCGCGGCGTCTTCATCGTCAGGAAGACGAAGAAGGAGATCATCGGGATGATCCACGCCTGGGCGGGCCTGGAGAGCATGGCGGCGCGGCTCGCCTGCTCCCGCGCCTCGGACGCGGATCTGCGGTCGCTGCGGACCGGCTTCCCGGAATTCTTCCAGGACGCGCCGGCCGAGCACCTCGCCGAGTATTCCGACGCCAATATCCGCTTCCACCAGACCATCATCTCGCTCGGCCGCTGCGAGGTGATCGAGAGCCTCGCCAGCAACCTCCTCATCCACGTGCGGGCGGTGCGCAACATCGCCCTGACGCAGGGCGACCGCGCCAAGACCTCGATCCAGGACCACCTGCGCATCATCGAGGCGCTGGAGGCGCGCGACGCCGCCCTGGCCGAGCGCCTCGTGCGCGACCACGCCCTCGGCCTCGCCGAGCACGTCGACCGCTACGGCGACTTCCTCGACTGA
- a CDS encoding allantoate amidohydrolase has product MTEDLRNQDLRNQDLRLGARVMALIDDLARHTDEPGRLTRLYLSPAHRAAAETVAGWMGRAGFAARIDAAGSVVARREGAAPGLPALILGSHIDSVVDAGRYDGNLGVICGLVAAEEILARGAPLPFALELVAFGDEENVRFPTSLSTSKALAGRYRPDWLDGRDKDGTRLRDALVAFGGDPEGIPALARDPATVAGFLEVHIEQGPALEAAGQPVGIVSAIAGITRARCAVTGEANHAGTVPMGMRRDALAGAAEMVLAVERLGAAMPGAVATVGALDVAPGAVNVIAGRVDFTLDLRAPDDAVRARLVAEVEAACREIAERRGLGFAAETFMDNPAVALDAGLQAALEAAARRHGFAPPRLPSGATHDAAALAAIAPAAMLFVRCRAGISHNPAEAITVADADAATRVLIDAVLGLAEKAGA; this is encoded by the coding sequence ATGACCGAAGATCTCCGCAACCAGGATCTCCGCAACCAGGATCTCCGCCTGGGCGCCCGCGTGATGGCGCTGATCGACGACCTCGCCCGCCACACCGACGAGCCCGGGCGGCTGACGCGGCTCTACCTCTCGCCCGCCCACCGCGCCGCCGCCGAGACGGTGGCCGGCTGGATGGGTCGGGCGGGCTTCGCCGCCCGCATCGACGCCGCGGGCAGCGTGGTCGCCCGCCGGGAGGGCGCGGCGCCCGGCCTGCCGGCCCTGATCCTCGGCTCGCACATCGACAGCGTGGTCGATGCCGGGCGCTACGACGGCAATCTCGGGGTGATCTGCGGCCTCGTCGCCGCCGAGGAGATCCTGGCCCGCGGCGCGCCGCTGCCCTTCGCCCTCGAACTCGTCGCCTTCGGGGACGAGGAGAACGTGCGCTTCCCCACCAGCCTCTCGACCTCGAAGGCGCTCGCGGGCCGCTACCGGCCCGACTGGCTCGACGGCCGCGACAAGGACGGCACCCGCCTGCGCGACGCGCTCGTCGCCTTCGGGGGCGACCCGGAGGGCATCCCCGCCCTCGCGCGCGACCCGGCCACGGTGGCGGGCTTCCTGGAGGTCCACATCGAGCAGGGGCCCGCCCTCGAGGCCGCGGGGCAGCCGGTCGGGATCGTCTCGGCCATCGCCGGCATCACCCGGGCGCGCTGCGCCGTGACGGGCGAGGCGAACCACGCCGGCACGGTGCCGATGGGGATGCGCCGGGACGCGCTCGCGGGCGCCGCCGAAATGGTCCTCGCCGTCGAGCGGCTGGGCGCCGCGATGCCGGGCGCGGTGGCGACGGTGGGCGCCCTCGACGTCGCGCCGGGCGCCGTCAACGTGATCGCGGGCCGGGTGGACTTCACCCTCGACCTGCGCGCCCCCGACGACGCGGTGCGCGCCCGGCTCGTCGCCGAGGTCGAGGCGGCCTGCCGGGAGATCGCCGAGCGCCGCGGCCTCGGCTTCGCCGCCGAGACCTTCATGGACAATCCGGCGGTCGCCCTCGATGCCGGCCTGCAGGCGGCCCTCGAGGCGGCGGCCCGGCGTCACGGCTTCGCGCCGCCGCGCCTGCCCTCCGGCGCCACCCACGACGCCGCCGCGCTGGCGGCCATCGCGCCCGCCGCGATGCTGTTCGTGCGCTGCCGCGCCGGCATCAGCCACAACCCCGCCGAAGCGATCACCGTCGCGGACGCGGATGCGGCGACCCGGGTGCTGATCGACGCGGTGCTCGGGCTGGCGGAGAAGGCCGGGGCCTGA
- a CDS encoding RraA family protein: protein MPVTLHAAPAGALPAEVIARWRAVPVAVAVDLAADGQIDPAIRPLCPAGRQPRLFGRAVTALCEPPDFGAVLHAVDLIGPGDVLVIAAGGDARTAMIGEIVGGQVRRRGGVGLVCDGAVRDVALLAGWGDLPVFTRFVTPRGPTGAERGAVNAPAVVGGARVAPGDLVIGDDDGLVVLSPDLAVSRIGDAEAKLAREAGWEASLSSGLSLRETFGLAAPRPGG from the coding sequence ATGCCCGTGACCCTTCACGCCGCCCCGGCCGGCGCGCTGCCGGCCGAGGTGATCGCCCGCTGGCGCGCCGTGCCGGTCGCCGTTGCGGTCGATCTCGCGGCGGACGGCCAGATCGACCCGGCGATCCGCCCGCTCTGCCCGGCCGGGCGCCAGCCGCGCCTGTTCGGCCGCGCGGTCACGGCCCTGTGCGAGCCGCCGGATTTCGGCGCGGTGCTGCACGCCGTGGACCTCATCGGGCCCGGCGACGTGCTGGTGATCGCCGCGGGCGGCGACGCGCGGACGGCGATGATCGGCGAGATCGTCGGCGGGCAGGTGCGGCGGCGGGGCGGGGTGGGGCTCGTCTGCGACGGCGCGGTGCGCGACGTGGCCCTCCTGGCGGGCTGGGGCGACCTCCCGGTCTTCACCCGCTTCGTCACGCCGCGCGGGCCGACCGGGGCGGAGCGGGGCGCGGTTAACGCCCCGGCCGTGGTCGGGGGAGCGCGGGTGGCGCCGGGCGACCTCGTGATCGGCGACGATGACGGGCTCGTCGTGCTCTCGCCCGACCTCGCCGTATCCCGCATCGGCGACGCGGAGGCCAAGCTCGCCCGCGAGGCCGGCTGGGAGGCGAGCCTCTCCTCCGGCCTCTCGCTGCGCGAGACGTTCGGCCTCGCCGCGCCGCGCCCGGGCGGCTGA